Within the [Enterobacter] lignolyticus SCF1 genome, the region ACGCTTCTGGAGCGCGGCGTGTCGGGGGAGAAATGCGACTTTAGCTTAGTAATTTCAGGCTATTTCAAATATCATCAACAAAAATCACGAGTCACCGGAATAGCTCATGACGGAAGCACAAAGACACCAAATTATCCTCGAACAGTTGACCCAGTCTGGCTTTGTCACGGTGGAACAGGTCATCGACAGGCTGGGGATTTCACCGGCCACCGCGCGGCGGGATATCAACAAGCTCGACACCATCGGCAAGCTGAAAAAAGTGCGTAACGGCGCAGAGGCCGTCAGCCAGCAGCGCCCGCGCTGGACGCCGATGAACATTCATCAGGCGCTGAATCATGATGAGAAAGTTCGTATCGCCAGAGCCGCCTCGCAGCTGGTCAGCCCCGGCGAAAGCGTGGTCATTAACTGCGGCTCTACCGCTTTTCTGCTGGGCCGAGAAATGTGCGGCAAACCGGTGCAGATAATCACTAACTACCTGCCGCTGGCGAACTACCTGATCGATCAGGAGCACGACAGCGTGATCATCATGGGCGGGCAGTACAACAAGAGCCAGGCGATCACGCTCAGTCCGCAGGGCAGCGAAAACAGCCTGTACGCCGGGCACTGGATGTTCACCAGCGGCAAAGGGCTGACCGCCGACGGGCTGTACAAAACCGACATGCTTACCGCAATGGCGGAGCAGAAAATGCTGAACGGCGTCGGCAAGCTGGTCGCGCTGGTCGACAGCAGCAAAGTCGGCGAGCGCGCCGGTATGCTGTTCAGCCGCGCCGATGAGATAGACATGGTGATCACCGGCAAAGAAGCGAACCCCGAGATCCTCAAGCAGCTGCAGGCCCAGGGCGTTGAAATTCTGCTGGTTTAAAGGTGCGCGTTAAAAAACGCCACGGTGCTGTCCAGCGCCTCCGGGGTGATGCGGTGACGTACGCCCGCCTGCCAGCGGCAGGTCAGGTTGTTATCCAGCCCCGCCTGCTGTAGCGCCTGCTGCAGACGCAGCGTCTCTCCCGCAGGAACGATATCGTCATCTTCGCCGTGCCAGAGCATCAGCGGGCGGCGGGCGAGATCGGACAGCCGCGGCGCAACGTCCCACTCGGCAAGACGTGCGGTCGGAACCTCCGGAGACGGAAACAGCGTTTGCGACAGCGTGGTGAAGTAGCCCGACCCCATCAGGCTGGCGGCGCAGACCACCTCCGGATGGCGCGCCGCAATCCCCAGCGCCGTCATCCCCCCCATTGACGCCCCCGCGACCGCCAGACGCCCTTCCGCCAGCCAGCCCTGCCGGGCTATCGCCTCCCGCAGCGCGGGAAATTCCGCAAAGCTATTGAGCAGGATCGGCCAGAAACGCTGCAGGCGCCGTTTTTCATCGCCGTCATAGCGCGCGCCGTGGCTGTCGGCGTCAGGCATAATGACGCGAAACCCGGCGTCGGCCAGCGCAACGGCGAAATAGCTGTACACCCATTTCGACGACGTAAAGCCATGATAAAACACCACGCACGGCAGCGGCGCAGCGGCCGCACCGCGCGGGCAGGCATGAAGAATTTCGCCGCCGGCGAGGTTTCGCACTTCAAGTTCAATCATTTACGCTCTCCTTCTTTTATGCTGATATGCCATGCGGCTACGGGGCATGCAAGTTTATCTGCGCGAAGGCACCTGCTAATGTTGAGAGGTGGATTACGCTTTCTGGAGATTTTCATTCGAAAATCGCGTCAGAGCTAACAGATTGGGAACATTCCCCTAAAGGCACATTAATTAGTCACTACACTAATGAGTATCAGGAAACGGGATATGGCTATGCGACGGTTAGCGTCTTTATTACTGGTGGTATTTCTGAGCGGGTGCAGCGTGCTTGAAGGTAAACCCGAGGCACCGCCGCCGGTGACCAACCACCCGCAGGAAATCCGCCGTAACCAGACGGAAGGACTGCAGCGTATCGGTACCGTCAGCGTGATGGTTTATGGCTCGCCGATGGATGCGGAAAGCGCTATTAAAGAGAAAGTGGTCGCCGCGAAAGCCGACTACTACGTGATCATCATGATTGATGACACCGTCGTTCCCGGGCAATGGTATTCACAAGCGATAATGTATCGTAAACCTTAACGCGATCGTTTATTCGACAGTTTTACATTGCTTTTCAGTCATTCACGTTTCCTGGTGCACAATGACGTTCTACTGCCTGAAAGGATGAACGTCTGCAATGGATTGCCCAGGTGATGCCTCGGGTTACGTGAAATGGAGCTGACGACGATGAAACATACCTTTGCCTTATCTCCTCTGGTGGCCAACACCTCGGCACAGTCTGCGGAATTTGCCAGCGCCGATTGCGTCACCGGGCTCAACGAAATCGGTCAAATTTCCGTGAACAATATTGCCGGTAGCCAGCAGGACGTAGAGCAGGCGATCGCCCAGAAGGCGGATGAGCAGGGCGCCTCCTGGTACCGTATTATCCAGATGTACGAAGACCAGCGCCCTGACAACTGGCGCGTACAGGCTATTCTGTACGCCTGACCCACGGGCAGACCGTCCCTGCTCTGCCCGTCGCATCTTTACCCGGCGCCGCCCGTGGCGCGAATCAGCACATCCTCCTGCACCTGCGGGCTTATCAGCGAGCCGCCGCGCGTATCCAGCATCATCCGACACCACGCCTGCGCCACCGGCGGCGACGCCTGTTTGAGCATCTGCGCGCCGCAGCCAAGCAGGTAAATCTGGCGGGTAATCTCCCGGCCTTCGGTCTCCAGCGGCTTACGCAGGCGCTGCTGCAGCTGGCGCCAGGCCCTGTCGAAATGCCGGTCCTGCCCCTTAACCTCGCTGCACATCATGCTCAGCAACTC harbors:
- the ulaR gene encoding HTH-type transcriptional regulator UlaR, with the translated sequence MTEAQRHQIILEQLTQSGFVTVEQVIDRLGISPATARRDINKLDTIGKLKKVRNGAEAVSQQRPRWTPMNIHQALNHDEKVRIARAASQLVSPGESVVINCGSTAFLLGREMCGKPVQIITNYLPLANYLIDQEHDSVIIMGGQYNKSQAITLSPQGSENSLYAGHWMFTSGKGLTADGLYKTDMLTAMAEQKMLNGVGKLVALVDSSKVGERAGMLFSRADEIDMVITGKEANPEILKQLQAQGVEILLV
- the yjfP gene encoding esterase — translated: MIELEVRNLAGGEILHACPRGAAAAPLPCVVFYHGFTSSKWVYSYFAVALADAGFRVIMPDADSHGARYDGDEKRRLQRFWPILLNSFAEFPALREAIARQGWLAEGRLAVAGASMGGMTALGIAARHPEVVCAASLMGSGYFTTLSQTLFPSPEVPTARLAEWDVAPRLSDLARRPLMLWHGEDDDIVPAGETLRLQQALQQAGLDNNLTCRWQAGVRHRITPEALDSTVAFFNAHL
- the bsmA gene encoding biofilm peroxide resistance protein BsmA, which codes for MAMRRLASLLLVVFLSGCSVLEGKPEAPPPVTNHPQEIRRNQTEGLQRIGTVSVMVYGSPMDAESAIKEKVVAAKADYYVIIMIDDTVVPGQWYSQAIMYRKP
- the yjfN gene encoding DUF1471 family protease activator YjfN encodes the protein MKHTFALSPLVANTSAQSAEFASADCVTGLNEIGQISVNNIAGSQQDVEQAIAQKADEQGASWYRIIQMYEDQRPDNWRVQAILYA